The genomic interval CCGCCGAAGGCCGGGGAACGACGGCCCTGGTGATGCTGCCCGACACGGTCACGCACCGAGCGGCTACGGAGGAACCCGACTCCGACACCATGGCCCTGGTCGCTTTCGTGGACGCTCGTTTCACCGACGGCACCGCACGTGCCGACGGGACGTGGGACGACGAGCCGTTCTGACCCGAGGCGCCCGGTCCCCGCCGGGGACTCCGCCGGGGCGGCCCCTTCAGTAAGGGCTCACCCCGGCGGGCACGGGGTTACGGCAGCGGCGGGTAGGCGTTCTGCATCAGCTGCTGGAACTGGGCGGAGAACCAGTGACCGGCGAGCGGTGCGTTCGGCAGGGCCCCGGTGGGGTTGTTGCCGTTGCGGGCGTTGCCGCCGTAGGTCGGGTCGCACATGCGGTCGAAGCCCTTGCCCTCGTCATTGGGCACGGCGGCACTGTTGCCGTCGGACTCTCCCGGCGGCTTGACCCACACGTAGGCGTCCACGCCGGTGGCGGGGGCGGCGGTGGGCCGCTGACCGATTCCGGCGCCGCTCTGGTTGCACCAGTTGCCGGCGTGGATGCGCCGGTCGATGCGGCCGCCGTTGACGTAGTCGTCGACGGAGGTCTGCGGGCCGGGGCCGGTGGGCCGGGCGGAGCCGCCCCAGCCGTTGCGGGAGGTGTCGATCAGCATGCCGAGACCGGAGTCGAACCCGGCGGCGACCAGCTTGTCCCGCAGGCCGAGCGCGAACGACTGCTCGTCCACGTACTGGTTCCAGTCGACCCACTTCGACTGGCGTATGGTCTGCCCGTTCACCATGTCGGTGACCTTGAAGTTGGGCTCCTTGACGGGGCTGTAGTTGGCGGTGTTGACGATGAAGCCGGCCACGTCGCTCACGTTCGCGCCGTTGGTCGTGGCGACCTTGTAGAACTCCTGCACCGACGGGCCGAGGTTGCTGTCCCAGCCCAGCCAGCCGTGGTGGCCGGCGTCGATGTAGTTGTAGACGTTCGCGAGGGCGCCGAGCTTGTCGAGAGCGTAGGAGACGCCCTTCTCGTAGTTGCCGTTGCTCTTCATGGTCACGCAGGCGTCGGTGGTGGTGTTGGTGCCTCCGGCGTTGGTGACCAGGTTCGGCAGCGAGTCGGGCTCGATGACGGTGGCGATCCGCAGGCCCGCGTACTTCGATTCGGAGAGGATCGAGGTGATCGGGTCGATGTACTGGCTCTTGTACTTGTCGAGGTCGTTCGGCCCCAGTTCGCCGTTGGAGGCGAGGGCGGCACAGTCACGGCCCGGCAGGTCGTAGATGACCAGCTGGACGACGAGTTCGCCGCTGCCCTTCTGCTTCAGCGCCTCGTCCAGGTGGGCGCGCAGGCCCATGCCGCCGTTCACACCGTTGATGGCGGCGATCCGGTCCAGCCACACGGCGGTGGGCTGGTTGGAGATGCGGCTGCCGCCCGGTTCGGCGGCGGCCTTCGCGGACCACTCCGGGTTCACGTAGGCCTTGGCGCCGACGTAGGGGTTGGCGACCTTCGGCCCACCCGGGCCGGGGTCGGTGGGTCCCGGGTCGGTCGGCCCCGGATCAGTCGGCCCCGGGTCGGTGGGGCCACCGCCGTCGACGTTGCAGGTCACGCCGTCGAGGGTGAAGGTGGCCGGGACGGCGTTGCTCCCGCTGTAGGACGCCTGGAATCCGAAGCCGACCGAACCCCCGGTGGCGAGCGTGCCGTTGTAGCTCTCGTTGGCGGCCGTGACGGAGGAACCGCTCTGGCTTATCCGCGCGTTCCAGCCATTGCTGATCTTCTGGTTTCCGGCGTACGACCACTTCAGTGACCAACTCGACTTGGCCGCGCCGTTGTTGGTGATCGTGACGGCTGTCGTGAAGCCGGTGTCCCACTGGTTCTGGACCTTGTAGTCCACTGTGCAGGGTGCGGCCGCGGCGGCGGCTCCGGCCGGCGCCGATACGAGTGCGGCCGCTGAGGTCCCGCTGAGCAGCGCGAGGGCTGCGAGCAATGAGGTCTTGGTGCGACTCATGATGAAGCATTCCTTCTGGTTGGAGGATTTCTCCGCTGGTTGAGCGCGCGCAGGTGATCGCGCACCTTGATGCGGCACCTTGATGCGTACGGGGCGACGTGGCCTCGTGGCCGAAGGTCAGGAAGGGCTCCGAGGAGCCGCCCGCTGGTCCGGGCCCCGGCGATACGCGGCACCGGCGACCCGCCTACGGCCCTGCGGACACGGCTCGTTGAGGAGCTCGCTCCACGGCGTACCGTCGCTCTGGGATACGCCGGTGGGCCCGACGCTCCCGGCGTGGGACGCAGGTGGACCCGTTTTGGGAGCGCTCCCCACTCGGCGGTCGACGGGTAGTGCCGCCGATACCCGTGCATTCGGGCTTCGTCGGTGCGCTGCGGGCGTCCGCTCAAGCGGCTGGGGAGCCTGAGCGGACACTCGCGTCGGTCGCGACGCAGTCCGTCCAGCGGTCATTCGTGGCGCGCCCGTCGGCAAGAACCGACAGCGGGTCGCCAACTGCTGGGCATGCACGGGGGGTTGCTGGTCAGCTCCGATCCTTGGAAGCCGTGGTCCCGCTGATCGGCCACCGCGCTCTCCGCCATACGGCGGCGCGTCGCTCCCGGAGGCCGGATCATCGGGACGACCGCGACGGCGCCGAGTGTGTCGGCGCCCGCGGTGGCCAGGAGAAATGAACGTGGGGGGTGTCGCATGAGCGACTCCTTGCAGTGTGGCGCACCGTGACGGTGCGTCGACTGATTGGAACCGCTCCCACTGGTGCGAAGGAAGGTAGCGCCAAGTGGCACGGTTGCCTAGAGGCACGGCTGAACTTCCTCTCAACTAAACCCTTTCGCGTCTTCGACTCTTCAAGCCGCTTGACCGCCGCTCTCCTCATCCCCATGATGGGAGCGCTCCCACTGGCCAAGACTTGTCCTTCCCCGAGCTTCGAGCCGCTAGGAGGAACCAGTTCATGGATCCCGGACGCAGAAGCAGAACCGTTCGACGTGCGTGGACCGCCGTGGCGACAGCCTTGGCCCTGCCCCTGTCGATGCTGGCCACAGGCGCAACGACCGCGCGGGCGGCGGGCGTTCAGTGCAGCGTGGACTACAAGACGAACGACTGGGGCTCCGGCTTCACCACGGACGTGACGATCACCAACCGCGGTACAGACGCCATCGACGGCTGGACGCTGACATACGCCTACGCGGGCAACCAGAAGCTGATGAACGGCTGGAACGGCACCTGGTCCCAGACCGGCCAGAACATCAGCGTGAAGGACGCCGGCTACAACGCCAAGATCGCCGCGGGCGCGTCCGCCTCCACCGGGGCGCAGTTCAGCTACAGCGGCAGCAACGCGGCCCCGACGAACTTCTCGATCAACGGCACCAGTTGCACCGGCGCCCACCAGCCGCCGATCACCGTGCTGACCAGCCCCGCAGCGGGCGCGGTCTACACCCAGGGCGAGGCGGTTCCGCTCGCGGCCACGGCTGCGGCCGCGGACAGCGCCACCATCAGCAAGGTGGAGTTCTACGACGACACCAAGCTGCTGGGCACGGACACGACGGCGCCGTACGCGCTCTCGGCCTCAGGCTTGACCGTGGGCAGTCATTCGCTGCTCGCCAAGGCGTACGACAGCCTGGGCGCTTCCGCGGAGTCGACGCCGGTCGGCATCACGGTCGCCTCGGGTCCCTCCGTGGTCGCCACCCCATCCCAACTGGGCGTCCAGCAGGGCAAGACGGGCACGTACGAGGTGAGGCTGTCGAAGCAGCCGAGCGCGAACGTGACGGTGACGACGGCTCGCGCGAGCGGCAACACCGGCCTGTCGGTGACCGGCGGCGCCTCGCTCACCTTCACGCCGTCGAACTGGAACACCGCCCAGAAGGTGACCATCACCGCCGACTCCTCCGGCACCGGAGCGGCGACCTTCGAGTCGACTGCCCCCGGGCACGCCAAGGCGTCGGTCACCGTGACCCAGCTGGGAGCGACGAAGGCGTACGACGCCCGTTTCCTGGATCTGTACGGCAAGATCACCAACCCGGCGAACGGCTACTTCTCCCCCGAGGGCATCCCCTACCACTCGGTCGAGACGCTGATCGTCGAGGCGCCGGACTACGGCCACGAGACCACGTCGGAGGCGTACAGCTACCTCCTGTGGCTGCAGGCCATGTACGGCAAGGTCACAGGTGACTGGTCCAAGTTCAACGGCGCCTGGGAGATCATGGAGAAGTACATGATCCCCACGCACGCCGACCAGCCGACCAACTCCTTCTACAACGCCTCCAAGCCGGCCACCTACGCGCCCGAGCTGGACACCCCGAACGAGTACCCGGCCAAACTCGACTCGTCGGTCGCTTCCGGTTCGGACCCGCTCGCCGGTGAGCTGAAGTCGGCGTACGGCACGGACGACATCTACGGCATGCACTGGCTGCAGGACGTCGACAACGTCTACGGCTTCGGCAACTCGCCGGGCAAGTGCGAGGCGGGACCCACGGACACCGGACCGTCGTACATCAACACCTTCCAGCGCGGCGCGCAGGAGTCGGTGTGGGAGACGGTGCCGCAGCCGACGTGTGACGCCTTCAAGTACGGCGGCAAGAACGGCTACCTGGACCTGTTCACCGGTGACTCCTCCTACGCCAAGCAGTGGAAGTTCACCGACGCCCCGGACGCCGACGCGCGGGCCGTGCAGGCCGCCTACTGGGCCGACATCTGGGCCAAGCAGCAGGGCAAGGGCTCCGACGTCTCCGCGACCGTGGGCAAGGCCGCGAAGATGGGCGACTACCTGCGCTACGCCATGTACGACAAGTACTTCAAGAAGATCGGCAACTGCGTCGGGCCGTCCACCTGTGCGGCCGGCACCGGCAAGGACGCCTCGATGTACCTGCTGTCCTGGTACTACGCGTGGGGCGGCGCCACCGACACCTCGGCGGGCTGGGCCTGGCGCATCGGCTCCAGCCACGCGCACGGCGGCTACCAGAACCCTCTCGCGGCCTACGCGCTGAGCTCCTACGCCGACCTGAAGCCCAAGTCGGCGACGGGACAGTCGGACTGGGCCAAGTCCCTTGGTCGGCAGTTGGAGTTCTACCGCTGGCTGCAGTCCGACGAGGGTGCGATCGCGGGTGGTGCGACCAACAGCTGGGCGGGCCGCTACGCGCCTCCCCCGGCCGGGAAGTCGACGTTCTACGGCATGTACTACGACGAGCAGCCCGTCTACCACGACCCGCCGTCCAACCAGTGGTTCGGCTTCCAGGCCTGGTCGATGGAACGGGTGGCCGAGCTGTACCAGCAGACGGGCAACGCGCAGGCCAAGGCGGTCCTCGACAAGTGGGTCAAGTGGGCGCTGTCCAAGACCACGATCAACCCGGACGGCACCTACCGGATCCCCGCCACGCTCCAGTGGTCGGGCCAGCCCGACACCTGGAACGCGTCAAGTCCCGGCGCCAACAGCGGACTTCACGTCACCGTCGCCGACTACACCAACGACGTCGGCGTGGCCGCCGCCTACGCCAAGACCCTGAGCTACTACGCCGCCAAGTCCGGTGACACGGCGGCGAAGACGACGGCCAAGGCGCTCCTGGACGGCATGTGGACCAACTACCAGGACAGCCTGGGCATCGCGGTGCCGGAGGACCGGACGGACTACAACCGGTTCGACGACTCGGTGTACGTCCCCAGCAGCTTCAGCGGCACGATGCCGAACGGGGACACCATCAACTCCTCGTCAACCTTCGCCTCGCTCCGGTCCTTCTACAAGAGCGACCCGGCCTGGTCGAAGATCGAGGCCTATCTGAAGGGTGGCGCGGTGCCGTCGTTCACGTACCACCGGTTCTGGGCCCAGGCGGACATCGCCCTGGCCATGGGCTCGTACGCGGAACTCCTCGAATAACCCCCCGCTGAGGCCGCGTGCGCGACCCCGCCATCAGGCGGCGGGGTCACCCGGCCGGGCGGCCCCCGCCCCCTTGGGGGCCGCCCGGCACTCCGGGCCCACCATCCGGCGGGCCCCGATCCAGCCGCACCACCAGCGGCTTCGGACATCACTTCAAGACACCTGAGCCGACCTCCTTGTCAGGAACATGATCCTCTCCTACAGTCCCTGCGAGATCGCTTGTTGGGAGCGCTCCCAATCCCATGCAGAAGCCCTCGCCCCCCACACACCACCCGCGCGGAGGACCCGCATGCAACCGTCACATCACCAAGTCCGCAGGATGCGCGCGCTCTGCGGTGCGTTGCTGACCACGCTCGTCGCGCTGGCCGCGCTGCTCACCGGCGCCACGGCCTCCCAGGCCGACACGACGATCTGCGAGGAGTTCGGCAGCACCACGATCCAGGGCCGTTACGTCGTGCAGAACAACCGCTGGGGCACCAGCGCCACCCAGTGCATCTCCGTCACGAACTCGGGCTTCAGGATCGTCCAGGCCGACGGCTCGGTCCCGACGAACGGGGCCCCGAAGTCGTACCCGTCCGTGTTCAACGGCTGCCACTACACGAACTGCTCGCCCGGCACCAACCTCCCGGCCCAGCTGAGTTCGATCTCGAGCGCGCCCTCGGGCATCTCCTACAGCTACGTGAGCGGTGCGGCCTACGATGCCGCCTACGACATCTGGCTGGACCCGACGCCCCGCACCGACGGCGTGAACCGTACCGAGATCATGATCTGGTTCAACCGTGTGGGCTCCGTGCAGCCGGTCGGCTCGCCCGTCGGTTCCGCCACGGTGGGCGGACGCCAGTGGCAGGTGTGGTCCGGCAACAACGGCGGCAACGACGTCCTGTCCTTCGTCGCGCCCTCGGCGATCGACAGCTGGAACTTCGACGTGATGGACTTCGTCCGGCAGGCCGTCTCCCGCGGACTCGCCCAGAACAACTGGTACCTGACGAGCATTCAGGCCGGCTTCGAACCCTGGCAGAACGGCGCCGGCCTGGCCGTGAACTCGTTCTCCTCCACGGTGAACCTAGGCGGCAGCACCCCTGGTGGCCCCGGCACCCCCAGCGGTCCCGCCGCCTGCAAGGTGACCTACGGCACGAGTGTCTGGCAGGACGGCTTCACAGCCGACGTCGCCGTGACCAACACGGGTTCCTCCCCGGTCAACGGCTGGAACCTCGCGTTCACGCTGCCCTCGGGACAGCGCATCACCAACGCCTGGAACGCCGGCGTCTCGCCGTCGTCAGGAACCGTGACGGCCACCAATGTCGGGCACAACGCGTCCATCGCGCCCGGCGGCCAGGTCTCCTTCGGCTTCCAGGGCACCTACAGCGGCAGCTTCGCCAAGCCGGCCGCCTTCAGCCTCAACGGAACAGCCTGCGCCACCGCATGACACCCGCGGAATAGTCGACACCTCGACAAGTCAATACCTCGACGCCTCACCTGAAACCCCCTTGCCCAGCCAGCCGGAGGCCCGCCCTGTCGCCGTGACGACGGGGCGGGCCCCGGCGCTCCTCCAGGACGGGGAGCTCGCGAACGGGCCCGGGCATGACGCCGATGAGCCCCTCGATCCGCTCGCACCTCGGCTCGTACGCCACCGACGAGGTGTGAGCTTGTCATTTAACCTCTGTCCGCTTGGGTCTACGGGCGCATCTCCGAGAGGCGCGGTTTCTGATCACGCGGAAGGGGAGAGCTGTTCGCGCACCCATTTGGGTTGGGGGTTGGTGTGTGGCTGGCCCGCCACGACGACGGTCGGCACGGTCTCGTTGCCGTCGTTGGCTGCCCTCACCGCTGCGGCTCCTGCCGGGTCGCGCCAGATGTTGACCCAGTGCAGCTGGCGGGCGCTGCGGCCAAGCCGGATGCGCAGTCGTATGCAGTACTTGCAGCCCGGCCGCCAGAAGACGACCGGCCGGCCGTCGACCGCGCTGCGGCGTTGTGCCTCCAGCGCGCCGATCGACCTCGGGAAGATCAGGGGCGAGTTGACGCCGGCGAGCGCGAGGAACGCCAGCAGGAGTGCTGCGGCTGTGCCGGGGCTCCCCTTGAAGATCTGCCCAGTCGCGACGACTGAGCCGCTGAGCACAAGCAGCATCGGCAGGATCCAAGCGCGCATCATGGTGATGCAGGCTATCGATGAGTCGAAATGCTCCTCGAACTGGGCCGCTCACCTGGGTGTTCGCCGGACGCTGAGACGGCCTTCGTCTGATCATGTGCTCCGACCAAGGTGCTCGTGACCACGACGAAGGCCGTGAAGGTGAGTCTGCTGCCTGATCATGTTCCGGGGGAAGCGTTCGCGAAAGCGTCACGCTTCCGGGAGGACTTATTCGACTGTCTGAGCGCTCGCGGGGACGAACTGTTCGACCTCACGGATGCGCTGCTGTGTGCGGACGGGCCGGTGAGAGCGCCGGTGGACCTGACGTTGGTGGCTGAGCACCGGCGCGGGCACGGCGCCATGTATGACGCCCTGAACAGCGGGAACATCGACGTGCCCCGTCTGCGGCAGGTGCTGGCCGGCCTGCCCATGCCTCAGGCCGCTGACGGGCGCCTGGTCCTCGCGGTCGACGTCAGCAACTGGCTCCGCCCCGACGCTCCCACCAGCACGGATCGCCTGTTCTGCCACGTCTACGGCCGTAGCGGACGGTCCTCGGACCAGTTCGTACCCGGCCGGCCGTACTCGTTCGTCGCCGCCCTGGAATCGGGCCGGACGTCCTGGTGCCAACTGCTGGACGCCGTCCGTCTCGGCCCGGCCGACGACGTCGCCGCGGTCACCGCCGCCCAGGTCCGCCGGGTGGTCATCGATCTCATCGAGACGGGCCGCTGGCACCCTGGCGACCGGGACATCCTGATCGTGTTCGACGCTGGCTACGACGCCCCGCGCATGGCCCACCTCTTGGCCGGGCTGCCGGTGGAGGCCCTGGGCCGGATGCGCACGGACCGGGTGATGCGCAAGCCCGTCCCGGTTCCGTGGATCTCCCCGCCGCAGGGCGGGCGGCCGCCGAAGCACGGCAAGGAGTGCCGCTTCGCCAAGCCGGAGACCTGGGGTGATCCGGACGCGGCCACGGCGCAGGTCACCGACCGGCACGGAACCGCCCGAGCGATGGCCTGGGACCGCATCCACCCCCGCCTGACCACCCGCTCCGCGTGGATCGACCACACCGGCGAACTCCCGCTCATCGAAGGCACGTTGATCCGCCTCCAGGTCGACCGTCTGCCCGGTGGCCACAACCCGCTGCCGCTCTGGCTGTGGTCGTCGGCCACCAGCCTGAGCGGCGAGGACGTCGACGTGCGCTGGCAGGCGCTCCTCCGGCGCTTCGACCTGGAACACACCTTCCGGCTGATGAAGCAGACACTGGGGTGGACCCGGCCGAAGCTCCGCACCCCCAAGGCCGGAGACCGCTGGACGTGGCTCGTGATCGTTGCCCACACCCAGCTCCGGCTCACCCGCGAAGCCGCGGCGGATCTCCGCCGCCCCTGGGAGAGGCCCACCGAGCCCGCACGGCTCACCCCGGCCCGCGTCCGCCGAGGGTTTCGGAACATCCGCCCGCACCTCGCCTGCCCGGCCCCGTGCACCGAAACACTCAACGCCCGGACCAGCAAGGCCGCTTGGCTCCAAGAACCGCCGCCCCACGACCCGCTATGACGTCGGGAAAACGACCAGGCGACCCGAGAGCATCACCACGCGCGACAGCCTCAGAGGTTAAAAGACAAGGTGAGTACCTGTTCCTGAAGGGGGCATGCCAGGGTCATCTCGCTGGGAGGCCTCTTTCGCACCGCCCGGTTCCCGCCTCCGTCGGCTGGATGGGTCTGTCACGGCAGCCCTATAAAGTGAAGCGGCCCCGAACAGGCTCTGACGTACGGCGGGTGGGTTTGCCAAAGAGGGAGGCTGGCACGTGAGTGACGAGGTTTCTGTCGAGTTGCTGGAGATCGTCGATGCGCTCATGCCAGGGATGTCTCTGGACACAGCACGCCTCTCTGCCCACGGCAACCACCACCACGTCGTTCTATTGCCCGGTGTCGCAGCCGTGCGGATCAGCCGACGCCCGTTCGCGGCTGAGACGCTGCCGCGCCGGATGGAATTGCTGCGGGTCATCGCGGCATCCGGACTGCCGTTCGCCGTTCCGGAGCCGCTGACGCCGGTGACGATGTTCGGTGACCGTGCCGCTGTCGCCGTCTCGTGGGTCGACGGCAGCGGACTGCCCGAGGGCGAGGGTGATCCGGCGAAGATCAGCGAGTTGCTCGGGGCTTTGCGGGAGCTTCCCCTCACCCCGGAGCTACAAGCCGTGCTCGGCACGCCAGGCGGGCAAGCGAGCGGTCATGGGTGGGCCGACGTCCTGGCCGAAGACGTCGTCCCGCGTCTGCCCCAACAATGGCGAGACGAGGGCCGGCGACGCCTTGAAGAGGCGATGGCCCTGGAGCCGGTGCCGGCCTGTCTCGTACACGGTGACCTCGGCGCCGAGAACGTCCATTGGAGTAAGGACGGCAAGCTGATCGGCGTGCTGGACTGGGACCTGGCCCAGCCGTTCGACCCGGCGATCGACGCCGCCTGCATGGCCTGGCACGGCTGGGAGAACGTCCGTCAAGCCGTGGACAGCGAGACCTACCGGCGCGCCCGGGTCTGGGACAGGACGTTCGGAGTCGAGCACCTCGTCGCGGTACTCAGCGGCAAGCCCCTGTCGAACGTCGACAGCTACGTGGAGCACGTCGTCGCGTGGCTGGAGCGGTACGCAGACCGGCGGCTGCCCTAGGCTGCGGTTCGCTGAGCTGGTGCTCCAGGCCACGTGCGCGAGTCTGGGCGGGTAGCTGGCAGGCGGGAGAGGTTGTTCTTGCCTCGGGTGAGCCTCCTGGTCATCAGTGTGATCGCCGCCCAGGTGATCAAGGTTTCGGAGTGCTGGACGAGGCGTTCGTAGTCCCGTGCGTGACGTCGGACGTGCATGATCCATCCCCGGGTGCGTTCCACGACCCAGCGGCGGGCAGCACGATGAATCCGGAGGTGTCCTTGGGGCGGCTGACGGTCTTGATGGTGAGTTTGAGATGGCGTTTTGCCCAGGTCACCAGTTTTCCGGCGTACGCGGAGTCGGCCCATACGATGGTGATCTCGGGGTGCATCAGGCGGAGGCGGAAGAGGACTTCCTTGGCCGCCTGGCTGTCGTGCAGGTCGGCAGGGGTGACCATGACCAGCAGCGGCAGGCCGCGGGTGTCGACGACCAGGTGGCGCTTGCGTCCGTTGATTTTCTTGCCAGCGTCGTAGCCGCGGGAGTCCTTCCCGACAGTCTCGGCGGCCTTGATGCTCTGGGAGTCGATCACGGTGGCCACCGTTTCGGGACCCTTCCCCATATCGCGGCGGATCTGGTGGCTCAGATGGTCACGGATCTGGCCGATCACTCCGGCGGCGGCCCAGCGGGCCATGAAGCCCCAAACTGTGCGCCATGGCGGGAAGTCCACGGGTAAAGCACGCCACTTGCAGCCAGTGTCCACGACGTAGCGGATGGCGTCCACAATCTCGCGGCGGGGGTGTTTCTCCGGCCGGCCACCGAAGGAGCTTTCACACGCCGGCGGCGGCAGGAGCGGTTCGATCAGGGCCCACTCGGCGTTTGTGGTGTCTGAGGGATAGCGGCGTGGTCGCATCGCGGGCCCCTGGATGGGTGGGCGTCCGCGGCCTCGCCGCATGGCAGGGGGAGGCAGGGCCGCGGATACCGGTTTGGTGAGGTCAGCTACTGGCGATGAGGTCGAGGGTGGATTCGATGGAGTTGAGCTGGGCGACGATGTGCCTGACCCACTTGTCACCCGGGTGGGCGGCGGCGTGCGGGGCGACCGTTCCGGTGATGAACCGGCGGAACTCCGTGAGCTTCTCGGCCAGGACCGCCCGTTCGTATGCCTCCAGCGCGGGCCGCTCGGCACCGAGCTGGTAGCCGTTGGCCCGGGTCCAGATCAGCGGCGGCCAGCCGTTGGCGGCGATGATGTCGCGCAGGCCGGCCAGTCCAGCTCTGACCTGGCTCGGGGACAGTTCGCTGGCGCGGACCAACTGGTGGAACAGCAGCCCCGCCGGTCTGGCCTCGAACAACACGAACCGCAGGGTGTCGGCATGCCGCTGTGCGGCCTCGCCGCGGCGCCGCGAGGCACGGGGCATGCCTACTGGCGCCGCAGCATGCGGGCCAGCTCTTCGTCCACGTCGACCCGGCCGGTGTCCACCGCGGTCTCGATCCAGTCCAGCGTGGCCCGCACCCGGGCAACGTTCTCGTGCACGATCGTGCGTTCGTCCTCGCCGAGCTGTCGGTCGCGAAGTCCCGGGACCGCCCGGCCTGCGCAGGCGACGAAGTAGCGGCAGGCGGTGACCAGGTCAAGGAACTCCACGGTCCGGTCGATGCTGCGGACCGCGGGGGCGACCGGGCTGGTGTCCTCGAAGTGCTCGCGGGCCTGCCGGCCCCATAGAGGGCGTTCGAACGCCGGTCGACGCCGACCACCCACCGGGCCCCGCACTCGGGACACTCCGCCTCGCCCGCACTGCCCCGCATGGCCGCCAGACGCTTGCGCAACCGCCGGTCCGTATGCCACTGCCTGGCACGACACGCCGAAGAGCAGTACACCGCAGCGGGCCGCGCTCCCGGCCTCAGCCGGTCACCACAAACCCGACAGTTCCTCTCCCGGGCCCGCCCGGCGTCCTCGGACACCACGCCAGCGTAGAGCCCAGGGCTACTCAGAACCGGGGATCAGAAACAGGCAGTGAGCCACGGTGAGCGGTGTCGGATCCCGCAACCTTTCGATCGCGAAGAGCCTGGACCCCGCCCCCCGCCTGGCGTCATGATTCGTGAACCACGAGAACCCGACGCCCCTGTTGGCCGACACCGCACGGGTCACGCGCGAAGCCGTGTGCCTCGTTCCTCGGTCCGTGAGATCGGTGATCTCGTGGGGGGAGGTGGTCATGGGCAGGCAACGCCCCGGCACGCCGACGCTGGAAGAGGTGGCCGCTCACGCCGGGGTGGGGCGAGGCACCGTCTCCCGTGTCATCAACAACGCGGCCGGCGTGAAGGACTCGACGCGCCGAATCGTGCAGCAGGCCATCGAGGAACTGGGGTACGTGCCCAATCTCGCGGCCCGCTCCCTGGCGTCGCGGCGCACCGACGCCGTCGCTCTCGTGCTGACGGAGCCCGACTGGCGGGTGTTCTCGGAGCCGTTCTTCTCGGAGATCGTCCGTTCGCTCGGTGACGCGCTCGCGGACACCGGAATGCAGCTGATGCTGACTCTGGTCCGCTCGGACTCCGAGCGCAAACGCTTCGTGGAGTACGCGCGCGGCGGCCGGGTCGACGGAGTCCTGCTGATGTCCGTGCATGCGGGAGACCGGCTGCCGGACATGCTCGCGGAGGCACGGTTGCCGACCGTGATGCTGGGACGCCGCTCGGGCGACGAGTACGTCAGTTATGTGGACGCCGACAACGTGGGCGGTGCGCGCAGCGCCGTCACCCACCTGCTGTCACGGGGCCGCAGGGCGATCGCCACCATCACGGGGCCCCTGGACATGTATGCCGCCCAGTGCCGGCTGCGCGGCTACCGGGACGCGCTGACGCTGGCCGGTCTGAGCGGTGT from Streptomyces sp. CC0208 carries:
- a CDS encoding glutaredoxin domain-containing protein, with product MMRAWILPMLLVLSGSVVATGQIFKGSPGTAAALLLAFLALAGVNSPLIFPRSIGALEAQRRSAVDGRPVVFWRPGCKYCIRLRIRLGRSARQLHWVNIWRDPAGAAAVRAANDGNETVPTVVVAGQPHTNPQPKWVREQLSPSA
- a CDS encoding aminoglycoside phosphotransferase family protein: MLEIVDALMPGMSLDTARLSAHGNHHHVVLLPGVAAVRISRRPFAAETLPRRMELLRVIAASGLPFAVPEPLTPVTMFGDRAAVAVSWVDGSGLPEGEGDPAKISELLGALRELPLTPELQAVLGTPGGQASGHGWADVLAEDVVPRLPQQWRDEGRRRLEEAMALEPVPACLVHGDLGAENVHWSKDGKLIGVLDWDLAQPFDPAIDAACMAWHGWENVRQAVDSETYRRARVWDRTFGVEHLVAVLSGKPLSNVDSYVEHVVAWLERYADRRLP
- a CDS encoding cellulose binding domain-containing protein, which translates into the protein MQPSHHQVRRMRALCGALLTTLVALAALLTGATASQADTTICEEFGSTTIQGRYVVQNNRWGTSATQCISVTNSGFRIVQADGSVPTNGAPKSYPSVFNGCHYTNCSPGTNLPAQLSSISSAPSGISYSYVSGAAYDAAYDIWLDPTPRTDGVNRTEIMIWFNRVGSVQPVGSPVGSATVGGRQWQVWSGNNGGNDVLSFVAPSAIDSWNFDVMDFVRQAVSRGLAQNNWYLTSIQAGFEPWQNGAGLAVNSFSSTVNLGGSTPGGPGTPSGPAACKVTYGTSVWQDGFTADVAVTNTGSSPVNGWNLAFTLPSGQRITNAWNAGVSPSSGTVTATNVGHNASIAPGGQVSFGFQGTYSGSFAKPAAFSLNGTACATA
- a CDS encoding glycoside hydrolase family 48 protein, producing MDPGRRSRTVRRAWTAVATALALPLSMLATGATTARAAGVQCSVDYKTNDWGSGFTTDVTITNRGTDAIDGWTLTYAYAGNQKLMNGWNGTWSQTGQNISVKDAGYNAKIAAGASASTGAQFSYSGSNAAPTNFSINGTSCTGAHQPPITVLTSPAAGAVYTQGEAVPLAATAAAADSATISKVEFYDDTKLLGTDTTAPYALSASGLTVGSHSLLAKAYDSLGASAESTPVGITVASGPSVVATPSQLGVQQGKTGTYEVRLSKQPSANVTVTTARASGNTGLSVTGGASLTFTPSNWNTAQKVTITADSSGTGAATFESTAPGHAKASVTVTQLGATKAYDARFLDLYGKITNPANGYFSPEGIPYHSVETLIVEAPDYGHETTSEAYSYLLWLQAMYGKVTGDWSKFNGAWEIMEKYMIPTHADQPTNSFYNASKPATYAPELDTPNEYPAKLDSSVASGSDPLAGELKSAYGTDDIYGMHWLQDVDNVYGFGNSPGKCEAGPTDTGPSYINTFQRGAQESVWETVPQPTCDAFKYGGKNGYLDLFTGDSSYAKQWKFTDAPDADARAVQAAYWADIWAKQQGKGSDVSATVGKAAKMGDYLRYAMYDKYFKKIGNCVGPSTCAAGTGKDASMYLLSWYYAWGGATDTSAGWAWRIGSSHAHGGYQNPLAAYALSSYADLKPKSATGQSDWAKSLGRQLEFYRWLQSDEGAIAGGATNSWAGRYAPPPAGKSTFYGMYYDEQPVYHDPPSNQWFGFQAWSMERVAELYQQTGNAQAKAVLDKWVKWALSKTTINPDGTYRIPATLQWSGQPDTWNASSPGANSGLHVTVADYTNDVGVAAAYAKTLSYYAAKSGDTAAKTTAKALLDGMWTNYQDSLGIAVPEDRTDYNRFDDSVYVPSSFSGTMPNGDTINSSSTFASLRSFYKSDPAWSKIEAYLKGGAVPSFTYHRFWAQADIALAMGSYAELLE
- a CDS encoding glycoside hydrolase family 6 protein, translated to MSRTKTSLLAALALLSGTSAAALVSAPAGAAAAAAPCTVDYKVQNQWDTGFTTAVTITNNGAAKSSWSLKWSYAGNQKISNGWNARISQSGSSVTAANESYNGTLATGGSVGFGFQASYSGSNAVPATFTLDGVTCNVDGGGPTDPGPTDPGPTDPGPTDPGPGGPKVANPYVGAKAYVNPEWSAKAAAEPGGSRISNQPTAVWLDRIAAINGVNGGMGLRAHLDEALKQKGSGELVVQLVIYDLPGRDCAALASNGELGPNDLDKYKSQYIDPITSILSESKYAGLRIATVIEPDSLPNLVTNAGGTNTTTDACVTMKSNGNYEKGVSYALDKLGALANVYNYIDAGHHGWLGWDSNLGPSVQEFYKVATTNGANVSDVAGFIVNTANYSPVKEPNFKVTDMVNGQTIRQSKWVDWNQYVDEQSFALGLRDKLVAAGFDSGLGMLIDTSRNGWGGSARPTGPGPQTSVDDYVNGGRIDRRIHAGNWCNQSGAGIGQRPTAAPATGVDAYVWVKPPGESDGNSAAVPNDEGKGFDRMCDPTYGGNARNGNNPTGALPNAPLAGHWFSAQFQQLMQNAYPPLP